Within the Musa acuminata AAA Group cultivar baxijiao chromosome BXJ2-9, Cavendish_Baxijiao_AAA, whole genome shotgun sequence genome, the region TCTGAACCGTGACTAAGCTGGATTTAAATTCTACGAAGCATCGACGCAGGCATCCGCTCCTGGAAAGGAATGTAGAGATATCAGCATAGATAATTTTAGGCGGACAATTGATCCACCGTTCATTTGTCCCCGTGGGCCGTCAGATACCGTGCATGAGACGACGTCGCATACAAGTGAAGACCTTCAAAGAAATGTCCAACGAGTTCGATTAATTTGCAGTCATGCCACTACTGCAGCAACCCCAACAATTATCGATGTTGAATAAAAGAGGGAAACTAGTGCGACGTCCGTCTTCCGTACCCACACCTCCCTCCGGGAATGAAGCACGGACGACAGAGGCGACGCAACATGGGGCCCGCGTGGGAGATCGACGGCTAGGTGGGTGAACAACTACCGTATATTTTCGTAGTGGTGGTCTCCTTTTTATTAAAAATGACACCATCAGGTCAAGATATTTCACGAGCAGGGGTTATGGGGTCCATCTCTATTATGGCGGGGGCGGGCCCGCTTTTGGTTGGTCCTCGTTGCATGACGACGTCTCCCCAAAACACGGGTACGAAGACACAAtagatgtgcattattgaaagatATTACCGAAGTTATGATCAACCCAATATAGTTAAGATCATGTACCAAGACACCATAGAGGTACCAACATCGATTTGTTCTAGAGTTCACGATCGATATTGCGAGAAATTTTAACCTAATTTTTTCGATATCTACGTTACTAATCTGAAAGTATACGTGgctataataataaaagaataaaatattttataaagaaaCCATTCTCAAACGTCACTAATAATTTTTCATTAGTCTTTTCTTCGTATGGGTGACAAGAGAGGAAGAGAGCTTATAGTTATCTATCTTATATCCTTGTCCACGTAAGCAAATGAAAGAAGAACaacctttgtcttttttttttttaacccggGAGTTACACGAGTGACGATATTCTCTTTATCATTTGTTATACCCTCACCCCCCTTTCGATCAAAAGtacatttcaaaaattctttctaaGAGGTTCTGAAGTGTAGTTGTCAACTTATGTAATACGTGCACCATGCAAAAGTGGGGGGAACCGTTGAGATTCCTATTTCAAATCCTTGATATTTTTCAAAAGCAAACATCCACTTGATGAAGAGAACCATAGAGAGATTTGAGCTTTTCAAGGTCGTCTAACTATAAATTGATTGCTCTATTAAGCTTATTATAATACAAGTTTAGcatttctcttttctctctttcctTCTAGTCAACCATGGTAGTCACGACCGTTCAAAGGATGGGGAGGAGCCAAAAGGCATTGAAGAACTTGTTATTGAATGACGTCAACAACTCTGTCAATGAATTTTGTCTCTACTCGGAGGAAGTCGATAAGGAGAGTTGAGATAGGCTCTCCCCTCTCCTCTTACCGAAAAACTCTAAGAAAGTCCCTTCTAAGCCTAAGTAGTTCGTGATAGCTGACGAGTCCTTAGTCGACGAGTTACAAGAACTATAGAGATAGTTGCATATGCTCCAATTGGAGGAGGAGAAAATAGAGGAGCGAGGGGGTTGGGACACTCGACCTCCGTACTTTGATAGCGAGTGAGGTCGAGCACCCGACCTCCATGACTCGGTGAGGGGGGGTCAGGGCACCTAACATCCTTAAATCAACAAGGGAGGGGAGGGTCAAACTTTCTCGACTTGTGTCTCTCTAGAATCATCAACCTTCATATACCTAGCAAACGTTGATGAGAGTCGGGGATGCCCACCTAACACCAGTGCCTTTTGATGCTAATGGGTGTCGAGGTtgcctacctccccgtgtcataaGAAAGTCGATGGGGGTTGGGGTTCTCGACCTCTATGAGTTGTGCAAACACCGAGGAGGGTTGGTTTTTCTCGATTCATATGGCTTGAGTGCATTTTGTTGTGTACTTCTTACCATGGCGAGTTTCTTTTTACATGGATTAGATTTTTCTAACTCATGCGTCTTAGGTATATTTTGCCTTGTGTCTTTCGTCATGGCAAGTTTTTTCTTACGCGAGTCGAATTTTTCTAATTCACGCATCTCAGATATATTTTGCCTTGTGCTTTTTGTCATAATAAACTTTTTCTTATGTGGGTTAGTTTTCTTGACTCACGTGTCTCAGGCATACTTTGCCTTGTGCCTCtcacaatggatttttttttaaatagaccGAGTATTCTCCGCTAATATGCTTCAAGTATATTTTGCTTTGTACCTCTCGTTATAATGTGTTTCTTCTCATGCGAGTTGGGTTTTCTCAACTCACTCATCTCGGACACATTTCGCCTCGTGTCTCTTACCACGATGGATTTTTCCTCATATGGATCAAGTTTTTTCAATTCATAGTTGCAACTGTCTACCTTGGACCCTTATCCACTTGGACAGATTAATGAAAGATAGCctttatctcatttttttttacCTGGATATCACGTGCAGACGAAATTCTTCGAGTCAATGTGTACGatcctaattatattttaaaataatcacAAAAATACTAGGCATTCATCAAAGAAGCCATCTAATTCAACTCacgattatttttataaattcatTATCCTAATCATTCAtgttaaaattttatagaaaaactATTCCATCCCAATTAAGAATCCATATCTGTCATAAAAAGAGAGAACAAAATCAGTAAATAAATATATCATGTCAATCAAAATTCTTAACAAAAAAAATctctaatattttctaaaatatttatcattatggaAGGACGATTATAAAAGATCGGCGCGAATACGATTAACAAGATCAGACCCTTCTCTCTACTACCTAAGTCACTTTTAGAATGAACATCAAAAGGATCATTCAGGACTCACGCCGAGTGCTCTAAGCATCATAGGCAGGGCTAAAGGCTCCTGGTGTAAGTCCTGGTCAACCATTTAAAATCCACCACTGACATCATCCATCAAAGCTCAATATCCATACctgatttaatataataattttttaaattttataatatcaaCCTGTCATTTACTCTTACTGATTAGGTGTATATATATTAGACAATCACAAAAACAAAAGGCAAATAAGTgattaaaaaaaagttaaaaggtCACATTCCTCCTTCGAAGTCAATGTAACGAAGAATTCATATCAATCCAGCTCTAAGTTGCCTCTACAGCACCCGAAGGGTCATTATATTGGACATGGAGTCAAGTCAAAGCTTGACTGAATAAAGAAAAGCCAATCGTTGACCTGCTGGGTCTTCTTATGAAGGTCATCTAAGGTGACTTGCATCTCCAACTTTGATGTAGACTTATGGTGATCCTCCGGCAGGCTGCCACTGAATGCACAATAATTGCAACTTAGACCAACAAAATGATAGTTATATGTCGTTCCTATGTTTGATTCTTCTCCTTAAGAGTTACGACAGAGTACAGCGAAGTCCAATGAGTGAGCCATGGATATGGTCACCATAAATTTACCAAGATAACAGAGCAATCTTATCGGTACTCCCCTCTATCAGAACAATATATCATAATTACTTTAGTTCTATAACATATTCCAAAGGCAGCTTGGAGGAGAAAAGATCATTAGGGGACTCGTAAAGGTTAAGTGAACCAAGCAACACCAGTTGAAATTTATGACATTTTCATGAAAATTGAAGCCCAACATCAACTCGAAAAATTTATTTAGTAGGTCAAGAGACATTCGTAGATATAAAAAAAAGGAGACATTCTTAGATCAATCCTGCTTTTGCATAACAATAAACCATGTATAACACAACAAAAAAAATTCACGTATATGATTTTTTTCAAGTTATTCAAACAAGCGCATACAACGAGATCCGATACTCCTTTGTAGTCATCAGGACTGATCTGATCACCTCTCATGTTTCCACACGTTACAAATGAAGCCCGTAACAATGATTACCATCTAATGTTCATCATAAATTATACATATACAGTGCAATCAAAACTGCGCCCTGGCCAATCACCAAAAGTCTCCACAGGAGCAAACCCCATCTTTGTAGTGGTGGAACCAGGTCCTGTCCCTCAGAACGATCTCTCTCTCAAACACCTTTGATGCCAACTTCATGAAAGTGTGGCAATCGTCGCATACTCTTAAATTCTTTGCAATGTGAATCGAAGAGCCTTTCTTCGAGTCGATGAGCCCCAAAGAAAGAGCCAACTTCTCACTGTGCAACAGAATGGCTTCCCTCTTTTCCTCCTCTTGCAAATCAACCAAAACAGTCGCTGTATCCGGAGAATAGCCCACAAGCTCCAATTCCTTTACAACCTCATCCAGCTTCCCATAAATCTCACTAGATCTTGGATGACACTTATCTCCCATCATGAACTCATGCACATGACCATTTAGTTCAATCCAACTAAATCCTGCCTCCTTAATTACTCCCTTATTCTTCATCAAGTTTCTCACCTCTCTCACATCCTCCCACCTGCTAGCCTTTGCATATATGTTGGACAGGAGCACATAAGCACCATCATGATTTGGGTCAAGCTCTAGTAGCCTCCTTGCCACAAGTTCGCCTAGTTTAACATCACCGTGAATCCTGCATGCTCCTAGCAGTGACCCCCACACCACCACATTTGGGGCAAACGGCATTGATTCTATGAACTCGAGTGCTTCTTGAAGAAGTCTAGCACGACCAAGAAGATCCACCATGCAACCATAGTGCTCATGCTTGGGCTCAAGTCTGTAATCTTGGATCATGGACTCAAATATCCTCCGACCCTCATCGACTAAGCCAGCATGGCTACAAGCGTATAACAGGCTGATAAAAGTCACTCCATTAGGCTTTACCCCCTCCGATATCATATGATCAAAGACTGCTAACGCAGACCTCCCATTTCCATGCATCGCAAACCCAGTGATCATGCTTGTCCAGGTAATCACATCCTTAAAGGCTGTCTCATCAAAGATTGTGCGTGCATCAACCAAACTTCCACATTTGGAGTACATGTCAATAAGAGCATTCCTTATCGACAAAATTTGATGAAATCCATTCTTGTCCACAAAGATATGAACCCATTTAGCTTGATCTCTTGCACCCATATTAGCGCAAGCAGAGATGACGCTCAACATGGTGATTTGGTCTGGCTTCACACCTAAGAGGTGCATCTCATTGAACAACTTGAGAGCTTCATTCGGCTGATCACTCTCAGCATACCCTGAGATCATCGCGCTCCAACAGACAAGGTCCTTGTCAGTCATCTGGTCAAAGATACTTCGTGCAACTGCAATTTTGCCGAGCTTGGCATACCCAAAGACCATTGCAGTCGATGCCACCAGGTTCTTAGCTGACGTATCATCATACAATCTCTGAGCAGTGTCCATCGATCCGCAATTGGAGTACATGCTAATAAGCGCGCTCTGGAGATGGGCATCAATTGAGAGGTTAGATTCCACAATGTACGAGTGCACTGCCCCACCGGATGTCAAATTTCTAGTCCGCGCACATGCCGAAAGGATGGTAGCGAGGATCACTCGATCAGGGATTACGCCAGAGCTCTTCATCTCATCAAACAGCTGCAGGGCTTCATTGTAACATCCACTCTGACAATAGCTGCCGGTCGGTTTCAGAAAGCATATGAGGCAATTCAGTAATTAATTTATCTACAAAGCCAAGACGATGCATCTGTTTCAGGCCTTAATTCTAAGCCAGGAAATTTGGAGAAAAGAAAAGGGGCTATCTGCAATCGATGCATGTAAAGATTTTAAATGCTATTTAAGAAGAATGCAAGGAATTATCCATATTTTGCGCTTTTGATGAATCTGTATATGAGAAAGAAAGGAGTCAAGTTAGCTACCCATCGAGCATGACGCCCCAGGCGACGAGGTCTCGATGATGCATTCGGTCGAACACCATGCGACCTTCCGCGGCCCGCCCGAGCGCCGTGTACGCTCCCACCACCGCCGTCTGGATGAACGGGTCCGCATCGAGCCCCGTCTTGGCCGCGAGCCCATGGACCTCTCGGGCCACCACGCCGGCCACTCCCCGGGCCCTCGCCGCCGCTCGCAGCACCGTTGGGAAGCTGAAGCGGTCGAGGGCGAGTCCGGTTCGGCGGAGGCGACCGTACGCGACGAGCGTCCGGCGGGGGTCGGCGGCACGGGAGAGGGCACGGAGGGCGCGGTTGGCGAGGCGGAAGTCGGGGCTGGGCGAGTGAAGGAGGACGGAGAGGGCGTAGTCGAGGGAAGAAGGCGACGAGGCGAGGGGGAGGGCGAGAAGCCTGGAAAGGAATGGGGCGGAGATGTCGAGGCCAGAGCGTAGGATTTGGGCGTGGATTTGCTTGAAGTGGGGAACGGTGGTGGCGGTGAGGATGCGGTGGTTCAATGAGGGTGGTGGCGGGAGCGCGGCGGCGAGAGGTTTAAGGGTCGCAGTCTCCATATCCTGTAAGAACGGCCAGGAGATGGCAGGGAAGCGACGAAAGGAAGACGGTCGAGTTAAAGCATAAAGGCTTAAAGGCGGATCCGGGCGCCGGCCCGTTATTTTTCGGATTCCTTAATGCCCCGTTATGTTGTTTATAACACCCGAAATTTCGGATAGTGAGAACTCCCGTATTACCAGAAACCTTTCCTAATTCCCGGACACCAAATGTGTTACGTCGACAAGAAGCTAGATAACAAATCATATGTCGCCACGAAGACAATCTAGTCGACGTGGACTCGTATTAGGAGAGCTTTCGCGTGGAAGCGTGTCTGATAGTCTCACAGGGATAAGAACCGCGCACTCTCTCTGTCCAGAATTACGAATATGTCCTCGTCCTCGATGATTTTTTGCTAATTTAGATAAATGGCATCCATTCATAACTTCGCTTGAAAACACATCGACCGTccgatatatattttatatataatatatattttctctGCTACCCAATTCTTGTCTACGAGCGTTTCGACTTTCGGCTGTCGTCGTCATCGAGGAAACGGTGGAGATCAATCTCGGTCGATGACTCTTATGGCGGCTTCGAGGCCTCCGACGAGAACTCCGGCGATTTTCTGAAGTCCCTGGATTGAGTTCCTTCTCGGTCGAGCGCCATGGCGGctcccttcttctcctcccctttCCAGCCCTACGTCTACCAGGTGGGTCTCCCGCCCTCCATCCTGTGCCCTTTCCGTTCATTGTTCGTATTAGGGTTTCTGTTCGCATTTCTTCTTGGGATCTGACATCGATCTGGAGGCGCCGCCTTGAAAATTTTGGAGATCTTGATCGTATTTGGTTTTATTTGCGTGAATGGGGATGGAAAATTGCACCCTTTTTGGAAAGTCAAAATTAGTCGTGTTTGCTAATGAACTCGAGATTCACCTTCCGTGTTCTGATTAATCTAGTGTTCTGTTTTTGGTGTCAATCCTTGTTCCTTAGTGTCTCACTCAATATATGTATTGCGATATATCATACCACTAAAATGGTCAACTCAGTATGATCTGTATTAAATTCCGTGAGAGTATGGAGAATCTTCTTTTAGACTATGTTGATTAGTTATAGGCAAACCATAAGTTGGTCATGTTATTCTTTGCCACAAAAAGATGCTGATGCATTAAGCAAACTGATAGTTTGAGCTTAATAGGTGGATCTTACCTATTGATTTTGATTGTGCACATTAATATTTGTTCTACAACAGTGATTTTTATTGTGCACATTAATATTTGCCGAATTTCATGAGTAAATCTAGGATGAGCTGAGATGTCCTAGTACAGTAGATTTTTCCTTTAGGTTATTATTTTCTGTCAAGCTTCTTCCTTGCTGTGGAATCATTTCAAAGACTTCTCCGTCTTTGCTGCCTGGGTTCCTGTTAACTTAAGCCCTTTTTAGGAAATTTATGCAAGAAAATCCTTTAGTTCTTGCTTTGTAAAAAGCACTATCAAATAATTCCCTGCCACTTTGTCGACAAATATAAGTCCTCTGCATGTCAAACTGCACAGATATAACGGAAGTCAGTTATCTTGATGATAAAAATGTTTAAAATGATAATGTCACTAAACTTACGCACGCAAACCCCCATCCGTCGCCCCCCATCCCACTCACCCACACAACCTTGAGCCATAAACCCTACTTCGTGCATAACCGCCACCTCCTCTGCAGCTGCACAGGACCGATGCTTCCTTTATCGCCGAAGGACGGATCCGAAGGCCTAGCTTTCATGTGCAATTCCCTCCACAGCCGCTGCTTTCATGTGCAACTCCTTccatcgtcgagggagaggaccgtagCTTCCTCTGCCCACGACGTCACCGTCTGCAGCTTCCACTGCCGTCGTCCATAGCTTCCTTCGTCCCTGCCATCACCATCATTCAAAAGTTCCTCCATCACCTCCATCCTCTCCTTTCCCACTTTTCACTGTCGGTATTTTTTCTCTCCTTTAACTACTATTAACAGTTTATtaaatactgttaacagtagattgTTAATCAATGTTATTATATAATAGTCCTTGTTTAGATTTTAGCACtactaatctctatttatttagaactgTTATTAGGGTTTTAGGATTAATaacaagtgtacaaagcaattcAAAAGATTCATCAAAAATTCAAGAAAGGATCCTGCTTGGAAATAAATTAGAAACTTTTCATGGCATCAAATATCTTATAACATATATTGGCGGATAAAATCTGGACTAGAGAGAGTTTTTCTTTTCTCCCTCATGATACGTAAAATAAAGGTTTCGTAGCAACCAAAAGAAACACAATTTTTAGAAGAACATAATAGAAAACGACGCGAAAATCTTCCTCCGAGCTAAAAACGAGCAAAAACATCTGTTTTTCCTTTTCCTGAAACAACCAAACGGATAAAGCTGAGATTATCTGCCGAATTTCACGGATTAATATCAAATCCGACTGGATTCCGTGCGCTTAAGCAGCACAGAGTAAATAAACGCAAGAAAAACCCTAAATCCTTTGCAGGACAGGATGACAAAACACGAACCAAAACAAAAAAGAACAATCATCAAAGCACTTGGCCCCAACGGAGAGAAGCGATCGCCGGAAAATCAGCAAATCAATGCGTCGCCTTCTTTGATCGGTTAAGAACGCACCGGGATTTCTTCTGCGCTAGGAATGGGGAGGATTTCGTGGAAGAGACGGAGTCACGACGACGCAGATTTATCTCTCCTCGTTTTCGTACGCGTTGATCGAGACGGAAACACGACGACAGCGAACAGTTTTGGTATTCATTGGGCTGGGCCAATCAAGCCCATACTGTACATAAAGAATACAAACATCAACCCATGTTAGAGATACATAGGGGACCTCAGGATTTAGAGGGACTTATGTTCAAATTTCAAATTTACAGGGTAAAGATGCCATTTGCTAACTTGTCCAGCCTGTATAATTCAGATAGAAGATCAGTTTATGAATTAGCTGCTATGTATTAGCTGCCACCATAAAATGAATTAGCTGCTATGTATTCAGAATCATGGCTTGTGCGGAAGGTAACCGAAGCATGTTTATGAAGATTCAGCTTAAATTATGAATCACAGTGGCCTATGTATGCCCTGTGACACAGTTTGATCAGTATTGGCATTCAGTATCACTGCGGAATGTGTTTGCTTTTAACATACTATTGTTACATTTAGTGTTGATTTGCATTTTAACCTACAAAATAGAAGTGATGAATTCTCCTCGTGATCAATCGTGAATCGCAATCCTGTTCACTTGCGCTAGCACTTTTTGATATATCTAAAGACTGGTGTGACGAGTTACGTGTTTGCAGTATGGTATTCGTACATTGTGAGCATCTGATTATATCTGTACTCAAGCTATTGTGACAGTTAAGATCGGCATCGAAGTACAAAGGTAAAATTTAATTACAAAACTAATTTCCAAAAATTTGATTTCACCAAATGGCTGTCGCTTTTTTGTTACAGTTATTCGGCAGGTTGGTAGCAGACCCTTTTACTACTTCCCATACGAGTGCAGAAGCAACGTGAGTATGGCATGATGTTGACAGTAAAAACGTGTTTTGGGGAAAAGGGTACTAAAGCTTTATACAGGTTGTAAGTGATGCTACGCATCCGGTAACTGAAATCCTGGCCACACAACATGGAGATCTCGTGGTTGCATCGGGCGGTCACGCTCGACAACAAACAAATGGAAGCAAAAAGAAACCAGACCCGCCCCACACAACCCTCATCCTCCCGAGTCCGAAGTGCTTCAGGATTCCCCTCCGCCGCCACCGCTCCGGTAGAGCTCGTCGTCATCGATTCCGCATCTGGGCTGCTCCACTATTGTCGCGGCTTCAAAAACTGCGACTGGCACACGCTCTCTCCCGGCCACGGACTTTCTCGGCCGACCTCCTCCCTCGAAGTCAGTTCCCATCTCCGCCTTCCCTCTTCATCTTCCTCCAATTTTACATCTTTATTTGCATTGCCTCCTTTCTCCGGCCGTCGCTCTTGATT harbors:
- the LOC103974541 gene encoding pentatricopeptide repeat-containing protein At4g14820 — translated: METATLKPLAAALPPPPSLNHRILTATTVPHFKQIHAQILRSGLDISAPFLSRLLALPLASSPSSLDYALSVLLHSPSPDFRLANRALRALSRAADPRRTLVAYGRLRRTGLALDRFSFPTVLRAAARARGVAGVVAREVHGLAAKTGLDADPFIQTAVVGAYTALGRAAEGRMVFDRMHHRDLVAWGVMLDGYCQSGCYNEALQLFDEMKSSGVIPDRVILATILSACARTRNLTSGGAVHSYIVESNLSIDAHLQSALISMYSNCGSMDTAQRLYDDTSAKNLVASTAMVFGYAKLGKIAVARSIFDQMTDKDLVCWSAMISGYAESDQPNEALKLFNEMHLLGVKPDQITMLSVISACANMGARDQAKWVHIFVDKNGFHQILSIRNALIDMYSKCGSLVDARTIFDETAFKDVITWTSMITGFAMHGNGRSALAVFDHMISEGVKPNGVTFISLLYACSHAGLVDEGRRIFESMIQDYRLEPKHEHYGCMVDLLGRARLLQEALEFIESMPFAPNVVVWGSLLGACRIHGDVKLGELVARRLLELDPNHDGAYVLLSNIYAKASRWEDVREVRNLMKNKGVIKEAGFSWIELNGHVHEFMMGDKCHPRSSEIYGKLDEVVKELELVGYSPDTATVLVDLQEEEKREAILLHSEKLALSLGLIDSKKGSSIHIAKNLRVCDDCHTFMKLASKVFEREIVLRDRTWFHHYKDGVCSCGDFW